One Pectobacterium polaris DNA window includes the following coding sequences:
- the folP gene encoding dihydropteroate synthase, translating into MQLVARDSTLDLSCPHIMGILNVTPDSFSDGGKHNKLDAALLHVQEMVNAGATLIDIGGESTRPGAAEVSTEEELDRVVPVVEAIAKRFDVWISVDTSKPEVMTASAQAGAHLINDIRALQEPGALEAAAATGLPVCLMHMQGMPRTMQHKPHYDDLMQDIGDFLQQQIDRCVNANIPKSKLLLDPGFGFGKNLAHNYALLARLSELHRFELPLLVGMSRKSMIGQILNVPPAQRVHGSIACAVIAAMQGAQIIRVHDVKETADAMRIVEATLSAKE; encoded by the coding sequence ATGCAGCTGGTTGCCAGAGATTCAACGCTGGATCTTTCCTGCCCACACATCATGGGTATTCTTAACGTCACGCCGGACTCTTTTTCCGATGGTGGCAAACACAACAAACTCGATGCGGCATTATTGCACGTTCAGGAGATGGTTAACGCTGGTGCGACCCTGATTGATATTGGCGGTGAATCGACGCGTCCCGGTGCGGCTGAAGTTAGTACGGAAGAAGAGCTAGACCGTGTAGTGCCTGTGGTTGAAGCCATTGCTAAACGCTTTGACGTATGGATATCGGTCGATACGTCAAAGCCGGAAGTGATGACGGCATCGGCGCAGGCGGGAGCACATCTGATTAATGATATCCGCGCTTTGCAAGAGCCCGGTGCTCTGGAGGCGGCTGCAGCTACAGGTTTGCCAGTATGCCTGATGCACATGCAGGGTATGCCGAGAACCATGCAGCACAAACCGCACTATGATGATCTTATGCAGGACATTGGCGATTTCTTGCAGCAGCAGATTGATCGCTGTGTGAACGCCAATATTCCGAAAAGTAAGCTATTGCTGGATCCTGGGTTCGGATTCGGTAAGAATCTTGCCCATAATTATGCGCTTCTGGCTCGCTTGAGCGAGTTACATCGTTTTGAACTGCCTCTTCTGGTTGGCATGTCGAGGAAATCCATGATTGGACAGATCCTCAACGTACCGCCTGCGCAGCGTGTTCATGGCAGCATCGCCTGCGCAGTGATCGCGGCGATGCAGGGAGCACAGATTATTCGCGTGCACGATGTTAAAGAAACGGCTGATGCCATGCGCATTGTTGAGGCCACCCTTTCTGCGAAGGAATAA
- a CDS encoding NADP-dependent oxidoreductase, which yields MNPLTNKLIVLAHHPDGPAQLEHFRLDERHIDALQPGEYIVENKWLSIDQYTRARLSKNTALVSPIKPGEVIQGETIGNIIATKNPKFQVGDCVFTFSGWQKYYIGTPQDFITHRVLPTTLSPSIFLGAAGTPGRSAYFGLNKIAKPKAGETLVVSAASGGVGSVVGQLGKQAGCRVVGLAGSEEKCRYVVETLGFDACINYKEDDLNHALRAACPNGIDIYFENVGGRVSLFVARLLNEGARVPVCGSAALYNQGQDVDASSPVAFFSSLPDAPLSRFFLVTEWFKDYAEADIWLLDAVEKGRLKYRENIIEGIENAPQAFIDLLDSKHFGKQLVRL from the coding sequence ATGAACCCGTTAACAAATAAACTAATCGTACTCGCTCACCATCCTGATGGCCCAGCCCAATTAGAACACTTCAGGCTTGATGAACGTCACATCGATGCGTTACAACCCGGCGAATACATAGTTGAAAATAAGTGGCTATCTATTGACCAATACACGCGCGCTCGACTCAGCAAAAATACAGCCCTTGTTAGCCCTATCAAGCCCGGGGAGGTTATTCAAGGGGAAACTATAGGTAATATCATAGCAACGAAGAATCCAAAATTTCAGGTTGGAGACTGCGTATTCACCTTTTCAGGCTGGCAGAAATACTATATTGGTACACCTCAGGATTTTATTACTCATCGCGTACTGCCGACGACCTTATCACCTTCTATTTTTTTGGGGGCAGCAGGAACACCAGGGCGTTCCGCTTATTTTGGCTTGAATAAAATAGCCAAACCCAAAGCGGGAGAAACGTTGGTAGTATCCGCTGCATCAGGGGGCGTAGGTTCCGTCGTCGGTCAGTTAGGTAAACAGGCAGGATGTCGGGTTGTCGGTCTGGCTGGAAGCGAAGAGAAATGCCGCTATGTTGTTGAGACATTAGGCTTTGACGCCTGTATTAATTATAAAGAAGATGACTTAAATCACGCCTTACGAGCTGCCTGCCCTAACGGGATTGATATCTATTTTGAAAATGTTGGCGGCAGAGTTTCGCTCTTCGTTGCCAGGTTGCTTAACGAAGGTGCCAGAGTTCCCGTTTGTGGCAGCGCGGCACTCTATAATCAAGGGCAGGATGTTGATGCTTCAAGCCCGGTAGCATTTTTCTCTTCTTTGCCCGATGCCCCTCTGAGCCGTTTTTTTCTCGTCACCGAGTGGTTCAAAGACTACGCAGAAGCGGACATTTGGCTACTCGATGCCGTTGAGAAAGGGCGATTGAAATACCGAGAGAATATTATTGAGGGAATAGAGAATGCGCCTCAAGCCTTTATCGACTTATTAGACAGCAAGCACTTTGGCAAGCAGTTAGTGCGCCTGTAA
- a CDS encoding non-ribosomal peptide synthetase, whose product MAQNPTGKLTSLSIDELKKLAKEKKKAGGTQAGKTISLPTSPGRVHFPMTSAQKSIWILSQYLDNNQVYNNPYVLASRIEHEMEPHRIQQTLNYIMKQHDILRTTFRLVDNEVCQCIADEMSFPFHFDDISAFSEEDIEKHISNMSKEQGKIIFDLENGPLVYLHMVKTHQYDYVLFLTFHHIISDGWTLNLFIKMLIENYFRLLQGDTLHIEKTLQFSDYALAENRWYSQGEYQTGLSYWAKRLDGIAGQLDLATDYPRPAKMSTTGGIVIDYFDEAFSQRLKDCATQHRATQFHIILTAYKILLHKYSGQQEIIIGVPFANRNLPTTQNMMGLFMNTLPLRFDIISDISINDLIDAARLECEEAMKYQDVPFNYILDEITYTRNPQINPIFQAILTYQVFPHFHSRNSGIKYKPLKVDYGSAKVDLNLWIEEDRDSNGLLFTMNYSNALFSSATIERMLSNLRTIIETIITQPQLTVRDISLLSDEERHAAIAQCHPTTNTFPPAVHRQFEQQARQHPDAIAVRCEGRSFSYAQLNERANQLAHQLQKDGIAHGECVALFMPKSEYYVVAILAVLKAGGCYVPIDIDLPEQQVEFILQNSAARCVIIDEQAPSDKLPCLYVRQNRSMMPVSNPSQPQVTDGPAYIIYTSGSTGKPKGVRVKHSQLSHYCQAIRSVLNLPPDARYGMFSSFTTDLAHTVLFPALIHQGQLDVISTELLRSPQELFAYLAQYPVDCMKITPSHLATLLTSPQAEALLPRQLLVIGGERVPLSLIKRVREFRTSCRILNHYGPTECTVGVTTYPVPDDLSLLSGDYLPIGKPLSDSHVLLLDTYHQLVPTGLPGEIYLGGSHVAEGYIGLPDQNNARFIPHPYLEGERLYRSGDKGRFLPDGNLEFMGRLDRQVKVRGYRVELTEIEQALQQVANATHVAIKQNTLPNGETVLTAYLCGIDEPSQSTVKTALQKKLPDYMQPERWVWLDAMPLTASGKINYAALPLPSAEKRIAFHAPENQREHDLHEIYRDILQSETIDTQESFFTLGGNSLSALKLILSVNQHFGTSLSLGQLFENSSIAQLARVIEEKGAQTQVARVTINRGQPEDNPTLLLIHPAGGNVLCYSGLARELGERYPIYGIQVPDFSVNQPYNANIKALAAFYLSEAGDIVHHSRLVLGGWSLGATIAFEMAQQLAKKGITPTVLVLDQPAPEINIDGSADMSEAERLAYFAHKVALFTGASFDLSEQSLLGMSNEQRTTRFLAEFKRVGLVPDEIGPQEFQDFLNILQSHIYAAETYRSEPYPGNLLVVEAEDILPGRIRLPESGLGWHRLTEGCLTVLTASGDHISMMNTPHISRIAEKLERVLR is encoded by the coding sequence ATGGCACAGAATCCTACCGGAAAACTCACTTCACTGAGTATTGATGAACTCAAAAAGCTGGCAAAAGAAAAAAAGAAAGCGGGTGGCACGCAAGCAGGTAAAACTATTTCCCTGCCCACTTCGCCAGGCAGAGTGCATTTCCCCATGACCAGCGCCCAGAAGAGTATCTGGATACTTTCCCAGTATCTCGACAATAATCAGGTCTATAATAATCCCTATGTTCTCGCCAGTAGGATTGAACATGAAATGGAGCCACATCGCATCCAGCAAACACTTAACTATATAATGAAGCAACATGACATTCTACGAACGACATTCCGTTTAGTCGATAATGAAGTGTGCCAGTGTATTGCTGACGAGATGTCCTTTCCTTTTCATTTTGATGATATCTCCGCATTCAGCGAAGAAGACATTGAAAAACACATCTCAAATATGTCAAAAGAACAAGGGAAGATTATCTTTGATCTGGAGAATGGTCCATTAGTCTATCTCCACATGGTCAAAACCCATCAGTACGACTATGTCCTTTTCCTGACATTTCACCACATTATTTCCGATGGGTGGACACTAAATCTGTTCATAAAGATGTTAATAGAGAACTACTTTCGCCTGTTGCAGGGGGATACGCTGCACATCGAAAAAACGCTCCAATTTTCCGATTACGCTCTGGCAGAAAACCGATGGTATTCCCAAGGTGAATACCAGACAGGACTGTCCTATTGGGCTAAGAGACTGGATGGCATCGCGGGGCAACTAGATTTGGCAACGGACTATCCTCGCCCCGCAAAAATGAGTACCACTGGAGGGATTGTCATCGATTATTTTGACGAAGCTTTCAGTCAGCGCTTAAAAGATTGTGCAACACAGCATCGAGCAACACAATTTCATATTATTCTCACGGCCTATAAAATCCTGCTACACAAATACAGCGGACAGCAGGAAATTATCATTGGCGTACCTTTTGCCAATCGAAATTTACCAACCACGCAAAATATGATGGGGTTATTCATGAACACCCTACCATTACGCTTTGATATTATTTCCGATATCAGTATTAACGATCTCATTGATGCTGCTCGCCTCGAATGTGAAGAGGCCATGAAATATCAAGATGTGCCATTCAATTATATTCTGGATGAAATAACCTATACTCGTAACCCCCAAATAAACCCCATATTTCAGGCAATATTGACGTATCAGGTATTCCCTCATTTTCACAGTCGAAATAGCGGAATAAAATATAAACCGCTAAAGGTCGATTATGGCAGTGCCAAAGTAGACCTAAATTTATGGATAGAGGAAGATAGAGATAGCAACGGTTTGCTGTTTACTATGAACTACAGCAATGCATTATTTTCCAGCGCCACCATCGAGCGTATGCTAAGCAACCTGCGTACTATTATCGAAACGATAATCACCCAGCCGCAGTTAACCGTCCGAGATATCTCACTGTTAAGCGACGAAGAACGTCACGCGGCAATCGCACAATGCCACCCGACCACGAATACATTCCCGCCTGCGGTTCATCGGCAGTTTGAACAACAGGCACGGCAACATCCCGATGCCATCGCGGTTCGCTGTGAAGGCCGCTCGTTCAGCTATGCTCAGCTCAATGAACGGGCAAACCAGCTGGCTCATCAGCTCCAGAAAGACGGCATTGCTCATGGCGAGTGTGTCGCGCTGTTCATGCCGAAAAGCGAGTATTACGTCGTCGCGATTCTGGCCGTGTTAAAAGCAGGTGGATGCTATGTTCCAATCGATATCGATCTCCCTGAACAACAGGTTGAGTTCATCCTGCAAAATTCCGCCGCCCGCTGTGTCATCATTGACGAACAGGCGCCCAGTGATAAGCTCCCCTGCCTCTACGTAAGACAAAACCGCAGTATGATGCCGGTAAGCAATCCATCGCAGCCACAGGTTACGGATGGCCCGGCTTACATCATTTATACCTCGGGCAGTACCGGCAAACCGAAAGGCGTTCGAGTCAAACACTCGCAGCTTAGCCACTACTGTCAAGCCATTCGGTCCGTGCTCAACCTGCCGCCCGATGCCCGCTACGGCATGTTTTCATCCTTCACAACCGATTTGGCACACACGGTACTGTTCCCCGCGCTGATTCATCAGGGTCAGTTAGACGTGATCAGCACGGAATTACTCCGCTCCCCACAGGAGCTGTTCGCTTATCTGGCGCAATACCCAGTCGATTGCATGAAGATTACGCCGTCGCATTTAGCGACGTTATTGACGTCACCGCAGGCTGAAGCGCTGTTGCCTCGCCAGTTGCTGGTTATCGGTGGAGAACGCGTTCCTCTGTCACTCATCAAGCGCGTACGCGAATTCCGAACATCTTGCCGCATCCTCAATCATTATGGCCCAACCGAATGCACCGTCGGCGTCACCACGTATCCGGTACCGGACGATCTCAGTCTCCTTTCAGGCGACTATCTACCCATCGGTAAGCCGCTGTCTGATAGCCATGTTCTGCTGCTCGATACTTATCACCAGCTCGTTCCGACCGGCTTACCGGGCGAAATTTATCTGGGCGGCTCGCATGTCGCAGAAGGGTACATCGGTCTGCCAGATCAAAATAACGCACGCTTTATTCCTCACCCTTATCTTGAAGGCGAGCGGCTTTATCGCAGCGGTGACAAAGGCCGTTTCCTGCCTGATGGCAATCTTGAATTTATGGGGCGCTTGGATCGTCAGGTTAAAGTACGCGGCTACCGTGTTGAGCTGACGGAGATCGAACAGGCATTGCAACAGGTTGCTAATGCGACCCACGTTGCTATTAAACAAAACACGCTGCCCAACGGGGAAACCGTCTTAACCGCGTACCTGTGCGGCATTGATGAACCCAGTCAGTCCACAGTAAAAACAGCGCTGCAAAAAAAACTGCCAGACTATATGCAGCCAGAACGCTGGGTATGGCTAGACGCGATGCCATTAACCGCCAGCGGTAAGATAAATTACGCTGCATTACCCCTGCCCTCAGCAGAAAAGCGCATAGCATTCCATGCCCCGGAAAATCAGCGTGAACACGACCTGCATGAAATTTATCGCGACATTTTACAAAGCGAGACGATTGATACGCAGGAGAGCTTCTTTACCCTTGGAGGGAATTCTCTCAGCGCATTAAAGCTCATCCTGAGCGTTAATCAGCATTTTGGGACATCCCTGTCTCTGGGGCAGCTGTTCGAAAACAGCAGCATTGCCCAGTTGGCCCGCGTGATTGAAGAGAAGGGAGCACAGACTCAAGTCGCAAGGGTGACGATCAATCGTGGACAGCCTGAAGATAACCCCACTTTGCTTTTGATCCATCCAGCTGGCGGTAACGTGCTGTGCTATTCCGGGCTGGCGCGTGAATTGGGCGAGCGCTATCCGATCTATGGCATCCAAGTGCCCGATTTCAGCGTTAACCAGCCTTATAACGCCAATATCAAAGCGCTTGCCGCTTTCTATCTCTCAGAAGCTGGCGACATCGTTCATCACTCTCGTCTGGTACTCGGAGGATGGTCTCTCGGTGCAACTATCGCCTTTGAAATGGCACAGCAGCTCGCGAAAAAAGGCATAACACCGACGGTATTAGTGTTGGACCAGCCTGCGCCGGAGATCAACATCGACGGTTCTGCAGACATGAGCGAGGCTGAACGTCTGGCGTATTTTGCCCATAAAGTGGCTTTGTTTACCGGTGCGTCTTTCGATCTTTCAGAGCAATCGCTTTTAGGCATGAGTAATGAGCAGCGCACGACACGTTTTCTGGCAGAGTTTAAGCGTGTGGGACTCGTTCCTGACGAGATTGGGCCGCAAGAGTTTCAGGATTTTCTCAATATCTTACAATCACATATTTACGCAGCGGAGACCTACCGTAGCGAGCCTTACCCTGGAAACCTACTGGTCGTCGAAGCGGAAGATATTTTACCTGGGCGAATCCGCCTGCCCGAATCCGGGCTAGGGTGGCATCGTCTGACCGAAGGATGTCTGACCGTACTGACAGCTTCTGGCGATCATATCTCCATGATGAACACACCGCATATTTCACGCATAGCAGAGAAGCTAGAGCGCGTATTGCGATAG
- a CDS encoding phosphopantetheine-binding protein, whose product MQESYQVNLTVNDWVIDEHRLAKQPSLVGATILSLLHEFMTCFKPQENLQVKNLMMTKPIIYTDAWPRFMRLFVTQEGKGYQFSLKSRGVLELTWQEHAFGAIGHGVQVPDIVPSSFDAIKQRFTNKLPYSPFVTELGNASTGDNFLSFSQRWNNHSEIFQGDSEWLIHKVLGSEYEHDLTRYPYHPAIIDSTAISCIILMTTNNYLPISYGKMVFLSPLEKECYAHVKLKQAYQPQDSAIVMDITFFSSAGVPLLTLENYTLMKMTQGNQVSMSANVSAAATAAVKVNLADKDIMLPEGIDAMKRQFAHLEFEQIVIVTSDLDQLIYETIPEQETPESILQDNEATEGYSRPALSVDYVAPENDIEKEIIKVWQSILGISGIGVNDSFTELGGNSLLAVQVVSTVSGIFEIDIRVDLFYQNQTVKGLATLILTELESLLQE is encoded by the coding sequence ATGCAGGAAAGCTATCAGGTCAATCTCACCGTAAACGACTGGGTTATCGATGAGCACCGCCTTGCGAAACAACCTTCACTGGTGGGAGCGACGATCTTATCGCTGCTGCATGAATTCATGACATGTTTTAAGCCTCAGGAAAACCTTCAGGTCAAAAACCTGATGATGACCAAGCCAATTATCTATACCGATGCCTGGCCTCGATTTATGCGACTGTTCGTCACGCAAGAGGGGAAAGGCTATCAATTTAGCCTCAAGAGCCGGGGTGTACTTGAACTGACATGGCAAGAGCACGCATTCGGGGCAATAGGCCACGGCGTTCAGGTGCCTGACATCGTGCCGTCATCGTTCGATGCTATCAAACAGCGCTTCACGAACAAACTCCCCTATTCACCCTTTGTTACCGAGCTGGGAAACGCCAGTACTGGCGATAATTTTCTCTCTTTCAGTCAACGCTGGAACAATCATAGTGAGATCTTCCAAGGGGATAGTGAGTGGTTGATACACAAAGTGTTGGGGAGCGAATATGAGCACGATTTGACGCGTTATCCGTATCATCCTGCGATCATCGACTCAACAGCAATATCCTGCATTATCCTGATGACCACGAATAATTACTTACCAATCAGCTATGGGAAAATGGTCTTCCTGTCTCCATTGGAAAAAGAGTGCTACGCCCACGTCAAACTCAAACAGGCGTACCAGCCGCAGGATAGCGCCATCGTCATGGATATCACGTTCTTTTCATCGGCAGGCGTTCCGCTGCTGACACTGGAAAATTACACGCTGATGAAGATGACGCAGGGCAATCAGGTCTCCATGTCGGCAAACGTTTCAGCGGCAGCCACCGCAGCAGTAAAAGTGAATCTGGCAGATAAAGACATTATGTTGCCTGAAGGAATTGACGCAATGAAACGCCAGTTTGCTCATCTGGAATTTGAGCAAATCGTGATCGTCACCAGCGATTTGGACCAGCTCATTTATGAGACGATTCCAGAACAGGAAACACCTGAGTCTATCTTGCAGGACAATGAAGCGACGGAAGGGTATTCCAGACCTGCGCTCTCTGTCGACTATGTTGCACCAGAAAACGATATTGAAAAGGAAATCATCAAAGTCTGGCAGTCCATTCTGGGGATCTCTGGGATCGGGGTTAACGACAGCTTTACTGAACTGGGCGGTAACTCGCTGCTGGCAGTACAGGTCGTTTCTACTGTCTCGGGCATCTTTGAAATCGATATCCGCGTTGACCTGTTTTACCAGAACCAGACGGTGAAAGGGTTAGCCACGCTGATTCTCACTGAACTGGAATCCTTACTGCAAGAATAA
- the secG gene encoding preprotein translocase subunit SecG, which yields MYEALLVIFLLVSIGLVVLIMLQQGKGADMGASFGAGASATLFGSSGSGNFMTRMTAILATLFFIISLILGNLSSLQKRGGTWDNLNQPEKAEQTTTPAAPSTPASDIPK from the coding sequence ATGTACGAAGCTCTATTAGTGATTTTCCTGTTAGTATCGATCGGGCTGGTTGTCTTGATCATGCTTCAGCAGGGTAAAGGTGCTGATATGGGGGCCTCGTTCGGAGCAGGTGCTTCTGCAACTTTGTTCGGTTCGAGCGGCTCTGGTAATTTCATGACCCGCATGACAGCGATACTGGCGACCCTGTTCTTCATTATCAGTCTCATTCTGGGCAACTTAAGTTCGCTGCAGAAAAGAGGCGGAACATGGGACAACCTGAACCAGCCAGAAAAAGCAGAGCAGACGACAACGCCTGCTGCGCCTTCAACGCCGGCGAGTGACATTCCGAAGTAA
- the glmM gene encoding phosphoglucosamine mutase, whose product MSNRKYFGTDGVRGKVGDTPITPDFVLKLGWAAGKVLARHGSRKIIIGKDTRISGYMLESALEAGLAAAGLSASFTGPMPTPAVAYLTRTFRAEAGIVISASHNPYYDNGIKFFSIDGTKLPDDVEEAIEAELEKPLTCVESAELGKASRIVDAAGRYIEFCKGTFPSELSLNGLKIVVDCANGATYHIAPSVLRELGAKVIAIGCEPDGMNINEECGATDVRQLQARVLAEKADVGLAFDGDGDRLIMVDHLGNKVDGDQILYIIAREGLRQGQLRGGAVGTLMSNMGLEVALKQLGIPFARAKVGDRYVLEMMQAKGWRIGAENSGHVILLDKTTTGDGVIAGLQVLTAIVKNHMSLHDLCSGMKLFPQILVNVRFTGEHDPLEDKNVQQITQDVEKELAGRGRVLLRKSGTEPLIRVMVEGEHEETVIALANRIADAVKAAG is encoded by the coding sequence ATGAGTAACCGCAAATATTTTGGTACCGATGGTGTACGTGGCAAGGTTGGTGATACGCCGATTACCCCTGATTTTGTGCTTAAACTGGGTTGGGCTGCTGGGAAAGTTCTCGCGCGACATGGTTCTCGTAAGATTATCATCGGCAAAGATACGCGTATTTCTGGCTATATGCTGGAATCTGCGCTGGAAGCTGGGCTGGCGGCTGCGGGGTTGTCGGCTTCTTTTACCGGCCCGATGCCGACGCCTGCGGTTGCTTATCTTACCCGTACGTTCCGTGCTGAAGCAGGTATCGTGATTTCTGCTTCTCACAATCCGTATTACGACAACGGCATTAAATTCTTCTCAATTGACGGCACCAAGCTGCCGGATGACGTAGAAGAAGCAATCGAAGCTGAACTGGAAAAACCGCTGACGTGTGTTGAGTCTGCTGAATTAGGTAAAGCCAGCCGCATTGTTGACGCTGCCGGACGCTACATCGAATTTTGCAAGGGAACGTTCCCGAGCGAGCTGAGCCTTAATGGTTTAAAGATAGTCGTCGATTGTGCCAATGGTGCGACCTATCATATCGCCCCCAGCGTACTGCGCGAGCTTGGTGCTAAAGTCATCGCGATTGGCTGTGAGCCAGATGGGATGAACATCAATGAAGAATGTGGTGCGACGGACGTCAGACAGCTACAGGCACGCGTGCTCGCTGAAAAAGCGGATGTTGGTCTGGCGTTTGACGGCGATGGCGATCGGCTCATCATGGTCGACCATTTAGGCAACAAGGTCGATGGCGATCAGATTCTGTATATTATTGCTCGCGAAGGTCTACGCCAAGGGCAACTACGTGGTGGCGCTGTTGGCACGCTGATGAGTAACATGGGGCTTGAGGTTGCGTTAAAGCAGCTGGGTATCCCGTTTGCTCGTGCCAAAGTGGGTGACCGCTATGTATTAGAAATGATGCAGGCAAAAGGCTGGCGCATCGGGGCAGAAAACTCCGGTCATGTGATCCTGCTGGACAAAACCACGACGGGCGACGGTGTGATTGCCGGTTTGCAAGTCCTTACCGCGATAGTGAAAAACCATATGAGCCTGCATGATTTATGCAGCGGTATGAAGCTGTTTCCACAGATTTTGGTCAATGTGCGGTTTACGGGTGAACACGATCCGCTGGAAGACAAAAATGTGCAGCAGATTACGCAGGATGTGGAAAAAGAACTGGCCGGACGCGGGCGGGTATTGCTGCGTAAATCCGGTACTGAGCCACTCATCCGCGTCATGGTTGAGGGTGAACACGAAGAGACGGTAATCGCGTTGGCGAATCGTATTGCCGATGCGGTGAAAGCCGCTGGTTGA